The DNA region CCGTCCGGCCCTCTACGACTGGATGCCCGGTAGATTGGATCCCATGCCCGCCAGGATCAATCCGAGCATCCTCTCCGCCGACTTCGCCAATCTCGAGGGCGAACTCGGCCGCATCCGCGCCGCAGACGCCGTTCATGTCGACATCATGGACAACCACTTCGTGCCGAACCTGACCTTCGGCCTGCAGATGGCCACGCGCCTGCAGGAGGTGTCCCCGCTGCCGCTCGACGTCCATCTCATGATCGACGACCCCGACCGCTGGGCCCCCGGCTATGCGGAGGCCGGTGCCTTCTCGGTGACCTTCCACGCCGAGGCCGCCCGCGAGCCCGTCGCTCTCGCACGCTCCCTGCGAAAGCTCGGCGCCCGTGCCGGCCTCGCGCTGAAGCCGGGCACGCCCGTCGAGCCCTACCTCGAGATGCTCGACGAGTTCGACCAGATCCTCGTGATGACGGTGGAACCCGGTTTCGGCGGCCAGAGCTTCATGCCGTCCACGATGCCCAAGCTCTCTCGACTCGCGGATGCCGTCCGTCGCTCCGGTGCCGACGTCTGGCTGCAGGTCGACGGCGGCATCACGGCGGAGACGATCCGCATCGCGGCCGACGCCGGCGCTGACACCTTCGTGGCCGGCTCCGCGGTGTTCAACGCCGACGTGCCGGACGACGCGATCGTCGAGCTGCGGGCGGCCGCGGCGTCACACGTGCACGGTCACTAGTACCGTTGATGCTGTGAAGACATTCGACGAACTGTTCGCCGAACTCTCCGAGAAGGCGCAGACACGCCCCGAGGGTTCCGGCACCGTGCGCGAGCTCGACGCCGGCGTGCACGCGAT from Leifsonia sp. Root1293 includes:
- the rpe gene encoding ribulose-phosphate 3-epimerase — its product is MPARINPSILSADFANLEGELGRIRAADAVHVDIMDNHFVPNLTFGLQMATRLQEVSPLPLDVHLMIDDPDRWAPGYAEAGAFSVTFHAEAAREPVALARSLRKLGARAGLALKPGTPVEPYLEMLDEFDQILVMTVEPGFGGQSFMPSTMPKLSRLADAVRRSGADVWLQVDGGITAETIRIAADAGADTFVAGSAVFNADVPDDAIVELRAAAASHVHGH